The Prionailurus bengalensis isolate Pbe53 chromosome E2, Fcat_Pben_1.1_paternal_pri, whole genome shotgun sequence region CATCAAAGTAGAAAGGGGATGATGTAGTCCCACCACCCAAAGGTGGGCCCTGTCCACATCGGTGTGTCTCCTTCCtgtgctcctttttttttctttttttttttaatttttatttaaacattttttttttaatgtttatttatttcaagagagagaaagagacacagaatctgaagcaggctccaggctctgagccatcagcacagagcccaacgcagggctcgaatccatgagccatgagatcatgacctgagccgaagtcagacgctcaactgactgagccacccaggcacccctcaaatttttatttaaattctagtttggtTAACatacatacagtgtaacattcgtttcaggagtagaatttattgACTCAACACTTAACTGTAACCCCCAGTGCTGATCctaacaagttccctccttaatgcccatcagccGTTTAGCCCTTCCCGCCCTCCTTGAAAGTTCTGTTTTCCACAGCTGAGATCACACTGCTCTAGTGATGTGCATTCTGCCCAGGTCCCTTTGTTGTCACTTCTTACATTTCTTGTGTGTCGTAAGAGTCTGTCAGTAGGTGTAACGCAGCTCTTCCCTTACACCGAAAACTTAATCCCCTCGCTTGGTGTGAGAAAGTGCCCTGTTGTCCGGGACCCATGCTGGGCCAGTAGAAGTCAGCAAACAGCCCCGTGGCCTGGGGTCAGCTCCTGGCTCCACCCCTTGCTGGCTGGGAGATCCTGGGCAAGTCACCGCAGCCCTCTGAGCCCCACTGTCCTCACCCCACTCTGTCTCGAGGACAGAATCCCTGTCTCCAGGTATTAGTGAGAGTGAGCGTCTGTGAGCAGCCCCTGCGTCAGCTAACAGGTGACTCTGCTTGGGTCTTTTTCAGTCAGAAATCATAGAAATCTAGTCGGCTTAGACTGAACAGGGTTGTGCTGGCTCACGGAGCTTCTAAGGAAGATGGGGTGGGGCCTCTGAGTACGTGTAGATCCTCTGGGCCACATgatcactttctccctctctccactgtCACTCTCTCTGGTGGCAGCTCGGCTGCAGATGGCCAAAAAGGAGGGGGGTGCCCCACACGTGCATCCTCTGTGCCCTACACCTGCAGGTGAAGGCCACCTCCTCTTGAGTGCCTGGAGAGCAGTCCCAGGGGAGGTCTGAGTTAGCTGACTGGGGTCTCCCGTCCACCCCTGAGTtagaaggagggcagagggatgTGCCAACACGCCCTCCATCCTCCTAACAGGTCAGGGGTGTGCACAGATGGGACCTTCGCCACCTCAGGCCCTGCCGTGCAGCTCAGCTTTCTGGGGCCTTTCTGTGAGTCCAGAAGGGCAGTCAGCGTGGCACTCGGCCAGATCAGCCCACCgcccaccacctcccacctgtggTTGGCACGGTATCCTGGGCAGCAGGTCCTCCAGGTGTTATTTTGTGTGCCCTCCTCGGGGCTGAGGTCAGCTCAGGTGCCTGCTCTTTGGCCTTCTCTTCCACGGCAGCAGATACTCCTGCTTGTGCTGAACCTGGCTGCGCACGGCCCAAGCACATCTAGCCCCGAGCACCTGACCCCCAGGGCACCGGCTTATGCTTCCGAATCTTTCTTTGCTAGTTTAACAGGGCCTGTCTGGGCTATAGCAGGGAGCAGGGTGGCGAGCACATATTATAATTATGCAAAGTCCCGCCACCCTCCACACGTTCCATCATGCCATTGAGGTTGCCTTTCCCAAACTGCCATCTGATCACGTGACTTACTGTGCTTTGAAAATCTTCCCAAGGTTGCAGACACCGAGGGATTTGCTCTGGGAGTCAGAGTAGCCGCTGCCACCGGAATCTGGAGCCATGAGCGGGTTTAATTTTGGAGGCACCGGGGCCCCCACAGGCGGGTTCACGTTTGGCACCGCAAAGACGGCAACAACCACGCCTGCTACCGGCTTCTCTTTCTCGACGTCTGGCACTGGCGGATTTAACTTTGGGACTCCCTCCCAGCCAGCTGCAAGCACCCCTTCTACTGGCCTGTTCTCGCTCACCACCCAAGCTCCAGCGACACAGACCCCAGGGTTCAGTTTTGGAACCACAACTCCTGCCACGGGAGGAACGGGATTCTCCTTAGGGATCAGCGCTCCGAAGCTAAACCTGAGCAATGCAGCCACCACCCCAGCCACTGCTCACCCTGGCGGCTTTGGGCTCGGCGGCAGCACCCTCACCAACGCCATCTCGAGCACGGTCACCTCCAGCCAGAGCACAGCACCCGCTGGCTTTGTGTTCGGCTCCACCACCACCTCTGCCGCTCCGTCCACCACACCGGGGGGATTCTCGTTCACAGGCGGAAGCACGTCCCAGAGCGGGACCTCCGGTTTCAGTATTGGCTCCATGGGGAGTTTGGCCCAGCCCACGGCACTGGGCGGACTGCCCTTCACTCCCGCCACGCCGGCAACCACTGGAGCAGGAGCCACTCAGCCAGCTGCTCCTGCACCCGCCGCGGCCACCACCAGTGCCGGGCCCACGCTGTTCGCCTCGCTAGCGACCGCTCCAGCCTCTTCCACCACCACCGGGCTTTCCCTTTGTACCCCGTCGACCACAGCTGCGGCACCCGGGGCCGGGACGCTGGGCTTCAGCTTAAAGGCCCCCGGGGCGGCTTCTACCTCCTCCACGACAACATCCACTGCCACTGCCACCACTGCCACAGCCACCACCACAGCGGCCACCACCACCGCCGGCTTTGCCTTGAATCTGAAGCCACTGGCACCGGCCGGGATCGCCAGCAACGCACCGGCTGCCGCGACCGTGCCTCCTGGCTCCGGTGCGCCCACGGGGGCGTCCGCCAGTCCCGTGATGACCTACGCCCAGCTGGAGAGTCTGATCAACaagtggagcctggagctggaggaCCAGGAGCGGCACTTTTTGCAGCAGGCCACACAGGTCAACGCCTGGGACCGCACGCTGATCGAGAATGGGGAGAAGATCACTACCCTCCACCGCGAGGTGGAGAAAGTGAAGCTGGACCAGAAGAGGCTGGACCAAGAGCTCGACTTCATCCTGTCTCAGCAGAAGGAGCTGGAAGACCTGCTGAGCCCGCTGGAGGAGTCGGTCAAGGAGCAGAGCGGGACCGTCTACCTGCAGCACGCCGATGAGGAGCGCGAGAAAACCTACAAGCTCGCCGAGAACATCGACGCGCAGCTGAAGCGCATGGCCCAAGACCTCAAGGACATCATCGAGCACCTGAACACGTCTGGAGGTCCCGCCGACACCAGCGACCCCCTGCAGCAGATCTGCAAGATCCTCAACGCGCACATGGACTCGCTGCAGTGGATCGACCAGAACTCGGCCCTGCTGCAGAGGAAGGTGGAGGAGGTGACCAAGGTGTGCGAGGGGCGTCGCAAAGAGCAGGAGCGCAGCTTCCGGATCACGTTCGACTGAGCTGCCGGCCGTCTTCAGGGCCCGTGGGTACCGAGGGTGTTGGGGGCAGTGGGCGCCGCGTAATTATTGTCTGGTTTTTGGTTGCAGTGAATACTTGTTTGCTCCTTTCTTCAAACGACTGTGCTGTTGAGAACAGTTCTGTGGTCTGGCATTTTGCAttagtaaaaagagaaatattccaAGCACTCTGGCCCTGACAGCAGCCTAGTGGGTGTGgtttcttttgtgtatcttttgcGTATCCCAGACCCCATCACCTACAACAGCACCCTCCCCATCCTTCTTGGCTCCAGCCAGGTGCTGGAGAAGTGCTGATTCGCACAAACACCATCCGTCTCCCAGCAGGATCCGCTAAGCGGCCACTTGTCCAACACATAGTCGTAGGTGCAGTGAAAAGTCTCCGTCTTCGAGGAGACAGCATCCTCGTATGAGGTGTGTGCATGTGGAAATTCACCACCAGTGCAAAGAAGGGACGTGTGAATAGAACCGACCGTTGGATGTAGAATTTCAAAGGAGGAAGGACAGGTCAGATGAGGGACTTAAATGAGGTGTTGAGAAAAGGGTCAGACTCGAACCGAGAGGTCTTCACTTTGCCTGGCTGACATGCCTCCTGATTGTCCAGGTCTCCTTATCTTaggcctcacctcctccaggaagccctctcggCCACCCCAAAAGCTGGGTCAGATGGCTGTCCTGTGGTCCCTGCACCACACTGAGCTCACAGCTTTGATAACACTCGCCACGTGATCTTAGGCCAGCCGGTTACTGCCTCACCATAAGAGTGTGAGCCCCTGCGGGCAAGGAGCGTTCCTTATTCCCTTTTGTGACCTCAGCACCATCCTTCACATTTGCGAATGAATGAACAACAGAGATGAAAAAACAGCATAAAATGTTCATCCACAAAATGGCCTGCTGAAATGGCCACGGGTGCCAGAGGCGGCCACAGACTTGGTTCTGAACTTGACCAACGCTAAAGCAAACCTAGTTAGTTACAGTGAGATCCAGTGTCCAGAAGAACAGAAGGCAACCAGTTGTATCCCAAGTgtcttttgtatttgtctttacAGTTTGCTGCACTGTCTGAAATACCTGTGACTGTATATTGCTTtcctaaataaaatttattgtggAACAAAAAAGATGCCATTAACGTGGATAACTTAGAAGGCTGGGTAAAAAGAGCAGGTTCCAGGTAAAAACCGCATGAAGTGGCCGTTTGTCTGGAACTCAGAAACCAGCAGAACTAGACGACGCATTTAGGCCCGCCTCTGTGCCAAAACGCAAGTGGTATGTTCCTCTGGTGCTGACGGCAGAGGAGGGACACATGGGAGAGTGTGTGCAGGTGACGTTCTAGGTTATATCTTAGATACACATCAACGTTCAGTCCTTTGCCATCGTCCCGAAGGCGGTAGCTCCGCAGCAGCGGGTGCCATGGGCAGCGTCCCTCTCCATTACCTGGGGCTAGCTGGAGGGTGCTCGTTGTGCTTCAGAGGTGGAAAGCAGGTAAAGCTGGGATGCGGATTTGTTCGGGTCATTTCCACATGCCCAACATTGTGCCTCTTGTCCCCAGCTCCCGTAGGCAAGAATGACGCCCAGCAGTTGGATCTGATCTCCTGCTGCGGGGTGGAGAGTCTGTCCGTCCGGCCTTTGCCTCGCTGAGCCTGCTTTTTCCTAAGGAATGCCCAAAGCTTATTCCTGGAGACCTGTGGTCCAGTTGCCCAAAGTCATGACCATAAGTCGTTTCACATCTTTGGCTTCCCAGAACAAGTGTCTTGCAAAAGCcacagcagagggagaagggagcccCCAGACTAAACCACTTGATTCTCTCTAAAAGCTCCCCACCACCTTCCTGGCAAGTTGGCCTTCAGAGCCTCCGCGACCCGTATCTGACCCCTCTCCCTGAagggggaggtgggatggggcaGCCTCAAGTCCCCCTAGAAAGTAGGAAGTAGTTCgtattttatacacatttattcattcaacacccATTTTTGGAGCACCTGCTAAATAGCTGGCCTGGCATCGGGGTCACAAAAATGGGATGGTGTTTCTGCCCACACACAGGTTGCTGGCAGGGGCCAGACAGTCGTGCTAAGATTTCCCCTGAGCTTGCATTTCAAATGTATATCATTTGCCTGTTTTGCATATTAAACGCTCATAAAACTTAATTGCTGTCATAtagctgtattttttaattttttttttagattaaaaagatttttttaatgcatttttgagagagacagagcacaaggaggggaggggcagagagagggggacacagaatccgaagcagctccaggctccgagctgtcagtccagaacccaatgtggggctcaaacttacaaaccgtgagatcaataccttagctgaagtcaagacgcttaaccgactgagctacgcaggtgccccagagctgtttttttttttgttgttttgttttttttaatgaaaacattgaaGTTCCATCTATTTTCTTCCCGTTCCCCAAGGGATCTTGGGCAACCCACTCAAACACAGTTCAAAACCAGGACGATGGCCATGTGGGAGGGCTGGCTACAGTGTTCTGGTGCCACAGGGAAAGCGGCCCCAACAGGCTTCCTCGGGGAGTCAGGGAGGGGTCCCTGAGATTGCAACAGATTCAGCAGCTGACTGGGTACCACCCTGCAGATGATGACTTCATTGTAATTGCCGTTTCCCTTtccaggaagaaaacagatgCGCTTCTTTGCCAGTGCAGACAAATGGCCTCTGCTTAAGGTTCCTCTTCATTAATTAGTACGAAGACGGCCAATGTGGTGACTAAATTTGGAATCAGTGGCTTTTAAAGGTGAATCTCTCCATAAGCTATACCTGCATTTCTTCTCCCTGTACAGGGATAAGAGTGGCAATTAGATTTGTGGCTATGGCTTTCTGTTAAGCTCAAAGAAACCCTTTCAAACGACTGCCTCTATGGCCCAGCACCTTCCCCAGGATCATGCCTCTTCCTGTCAGCCACAGCTTGGCGTCAGAAGGATCAGATGTCCCCAGACAGCACCCTTGATCTTCTAGGGGAGGTTGAAACCAAGGACTCCCaagcagtggtgtgctggtaaatgttgaATAGCTGGCTCTCCAGAGAAGGGGAGAGCCCTCATGGGGTACCGGTTGTTGATCCCATGGTGGAAATACTCCCACCggggctgatttcaagctatcgACTTGAGGTCACTGAACATGACGTCACTGAGCATGAATTTGGGAAATTGACATGCACTATCTAGATACGGTGAATTCACCCCAAGAATATACAGAATAGTAAAATGTAATCCGGTGATTGGAAAGAAATGAGTTTTGAGTAAATCTGTGTTTCAGGAGATTgatcagaaattttttttttttttttaagaatggctTGCAGAACCAAACCGAGAAAAAGACCCTAAAAATGAAACCATCCGCTCTCGTGCACTGGTATGAGCCAGCCCCAGCATACCACTGCTCCCAAGTTTTCGATCAACCTTGAAATTACTTGGGTGCCTAAAAAGCCTGCCCTCAGACTCTCCGGGCAGCAGTGTTCTGCAGAACTTCCGGGAACAAAATCCCTCAGCCTCAGAAGCCAGCCCCCAGCCAGGCTTGACTCGGCCACGCTGCCCCTGTGCCTGCCCTAGAGTCCTCACACGTTGGCACCGATCACTTCAAACGCCAGTGACTCACCTggggcacacacacacttcacaggCAGACACCGTCCTGGTCGCACCCATGACCTCCCAAGATTTCCCCGAGGCAGAAACCAGACCTGGTGCGCTGCTGTGCCAGGTTCAGGCCTGGCCTGGGGCTGCGGGGTCCCATTAAGCCCCTTGGTTCCAAGGACACAGACACCAAATCCACCAACCTGAAAGTAATACTCGCTCATTGACAAAGACCCTCAGCATCACTCAATGCCAAGTGGGCCCTGTCTTGAGTTTTGATTCAAACcgactgttaatttttttttcttcttttttttttttccaactgttaattttttgagacaaTCAGGGAAATGCGGACTTTGGTTtaatgccatttttatttatttttttaagtttattttgagagacagagatagcacaagggggggaggggcagagagagagggagagaatcccaagcaggctccacactgtcagtgtagagcttgatgcggggctcaaaactcatgaaccgtgagatcgtgacctgagccaaaaccaagactcggaTGGatatttaagtgactgagccacccaggtacccctgtagttttggtttttagtttttgtttttttaaagcaaatgagttcatatatatttttagagcaGAAGTTGGTTGGCAAACTACAGTTCCACTtcctgattttgtaaataaatttttattggaacacagccacaacCAATTCATTTATACATGCTGTGGCTACTTGGAGGGCAGAATTGAGTAGGCAAGACAGAGATGGTGTGGGCCAAAAAGCCCCacatatttacagaaaaagtttgcagacCCCTGTTTTCGAGAAGCATCCTGAAGTATTTACCTACAAAATATAAGATGTCTGGTATTTGCTGTAAAATAATccgagaggaaagagaaaatgtgaatgaAACAAGATGGGCTAGGAGGCGACGGATGCACTTGAGTTCGGCATCCCAGTCTCTCTGTTGTTACATATGTTTGAAATTTCCATAATGAAAAGCTTTTGAGAAAGGAGGACCTGCTCTCCACAGCCTCACCACTGTTCTGACTTCACACCAGGACCCTGGCACCTTTAATCTAACAGGAATCAGGACAAAGCCACCATCATTCACCCCGTTTCCGCACACGCCCGAAGATGACTTCTGTCCCGGGCTAACCAGAAAGGCCATGGGCACTGAGAGGGCCCCCCAGAGCCAGCTGTGCAGTGAGTGCCCGCCCCCATGGGGCCCAGGGATTCTGGAaactggggaaggaggggcaggagggctcCGTAGGAAGGGGGACTCTGTCCAGGAGTCAGGCCATAGATCAAGGGCCTCTGGTAAGTCTGTCCTCtgctctctgtacccctccccgaTCCAGGCCCGGAGCCCTGACTTCCACCTGGGGCCCTGGACATCCCCTGGGCAAGGCCCTGCCCTCTTCTGAGACATGGGGAAAGTTTTAGTACCAACCACTCGTGGTCTTTGAACTGACTCTGGGAAAGCGATATATGTAGGCACTagccctctcccctgcacatCTGTGTGGCTGCCACTATTTTTTTCCTGCCCCCATACCCACGTCCCCGTCCTGCACCATATCTGGCCACCTGTGGGAGTTCTGTTCAACATCAACCTAAGCCTAGCCCAGTGGTTCTTAGCCAGGGTGATTTTGCGTCCCCTTCCCCGGAGAATGATTGACAATGCCTGGAGACAGTGTCTTTTGTCACACTTTGAGGGCCGGGTGCTGCTGGCATCCAGAGGGTAAAGGCCGGTGAGGCTGTTTGGCATCCTACGATGCACAGGATGGTCCCCACCAAGATAGCCCCCAATGTCAACAGTGCCGAGGCAGAGAGACCCTGCCCTGGCCCCCTCCCTAGTTCACAAGCCTGAGCTTTCTGCTGGTGAAAAAAGTGCTTAAGAACATGGGACTGGAGCCAGGCTGCTGGGATCACACCCAGGTTCTGCTACTTCTTAGCTGgtgacttctctgggcctcggttttctcCACCGTGAGATGGGGACAGCTAAACCCACCTTGTCAGAATTGTTCCCGGAGTAAATGAAGTGAAGCATGTCTGGCACGTGGTACCAGTCATGTTATAGGTAGCAAGATCAATCAGGCCTGGCCCTAGTAGGGCCCCTGCTCCCTCAGGCACTGGTGGTTTCCAGTCCTGGGTGGCCTCATGAGTTGggttcctctcccttcctttccctgtccTGCTGAGCCCCTTGGGTGAGGTCAGCACCCCACTTTTGTTGTAGAGTTCAGGAGGTGAGCTCGGGGCGTGCCCGGAGCCAGGGGATTTTTAAGCGCAATCCTGTGGTGGAGAGACCAGGGGTCTACTCGGACCCCGGCAGGGCCCTCCAAACTGATCTGGGGACCGACACGGCTTGCCAAGACCAGTGCAGGAGTTCCACAGCCCTGCGGCCTCCACCCCTTTCTGCGTCCATGTTACTCCTGCTCGTGACATTGCCATGGGGAAGTAGCACAGATGGGCCTCCGGGGAGGGGCCAGCCGGACCCCCAGCTCTGCAGACCAGGCTCCCCCTCCGACACAAGGTGTCTGGGATTAGAGGAGAAACCAGGCGGTGTGCTCAACTCGTGTCGCCATGAAGGAAGGAGGCAAGGTCTGTGATGGGAAGGCCTTCCCACGCTGAGGCCTGGGGTGAGTCCTGgggtcctcctcccccacctgccccctgtcCATCTGTCAGATCCCTCCTCTGCCAAGAGCAGCTCTGTGAGGTCCACAGTGAGCACGAAGCACTGAGCACAGGACCACCTTAGTGCGCGCTCACCGTGGGGACCGTCTCCGTCGTTTTTGCTGACTGTCCCCTTTGCTTTCTTGGCATTTGGCCTCAAGGCCCAAGGCTCTGTCCAGCTGATTGTGTTTCCTGCTTGGCTGCTGCCTCCCAGGCCCCTGCATCATATGTTTACTGACTCACTCAGATATaccccctccaacccccaccctccaccaaaCCACATCCCTCTTTGATGTACTGTTTGGATTTTCCCATCTTGTTGCTGGAGAGGATCTGCCACCAGCTGCCTGGtgccttctccccccaccccaagaaaaCCCCCTGAAATTGCCTCTCTACCTCCACCCATTTCAGGGGATCCACCACGTGTCCCCTTGGCTAAAGTCCCAAGGGCCGAGGGACCCCTGCTGCCACGAGTGGGGACCCCTTGAGGCTGGGTCCTCTTGTTCTGACTGCCTGCCCACCTCAGGAAAAAAGCACCCCACAGACAGGTGGAGAAGGCTAAGGccaaaggcagagaggcagaagcTCCAGTGGCCTTTTTGCTGAGCCCCCAGCACCCTAGTGTGAGCGGAGAGCCACAGTGGTTCTCAACGTAGGGATGGGAAGGGTGAGCACACATCCTGGGCTGTGACTTGTgcagggctggggagcaggggtgggggtggggggtcattCCCTGAACCCCTGCCAGCGCCCCCACGGTGACAGCAGCTGGCAATTTCTAAGGAGCAAGTTGTAGTATTGACCCAGGCACTTGTTCACAAGGCCTGACCTGGATTCACGGCCCCCACTTGACAGCTGGAGACCAGAACCACACAGGCAGGCACCAGGCTCAGGACCCGGGCAGGCTGGCCCCGAGCGCATGCCTCTGACCACTGTGCTGTTGCCTGCAAGTCCCACTACTGAGTCCATTTCACGGAGGGGAAGATGGAGGCTCAGAGCAGCCATGTGGGAGGGGAGTGGAGCCAGCAAGGGCCCTTCAGGGCACAGCGACAACTAGACAcagggacagactcagactatcACAGGGAACATGCGGCCCCAAGGCCAGaaaccccccaacccccgccccaggAATtaaggagacagagcacagaggagggcagaCACAGGGACCCTGAGACCAGGCACCCTTAGCATGGTTACCTGAGCATTTATTTCCGGCCTTCCAACCGCCCCAGAACTATTTGgggcaagaggaagaaaatagactGATTTGCTTCCTCTCAACCCCCTTTCCCCAACGcccaccccctccagcctcaACTAAATTCTAAGCACCTGACCCTACAACCCAGGAAAGTAGTTTCATTTCCCCCACTGCAGATTTCtcaaagggaggggagggcggggctcAGCTTATTGTTTAAGGACCAAGAAGGGGGCCAGGGCAGACCTTTGGAAGCaacaggagagagagggtggtACTGCTGTCCACAGAGAGCCCAAGGTAGAGGGGAGGCTGCCAGGAAACTGGGACCCACAGAAATagacacagggagacagggcagaggagaggggaacagagaagagaaggacAAGGAGGGCAGGGACGGGGACAGGGGGCAGATAGGTGAGCACAGAACAGGAGACTGCTAGAAGGGGAAGATGGAGGCATGAGGCTCCAGAGAGACGGGTGGCCTTAGGGACGGGGCCTGGGGTGGGACCCAGGCCCCTGTCACAGTGGCCCTTGCTTCCCCTCCAAACTAGACACCATCTCCCGCGGAGAGTTATGGCCTCGTCGGGTaagtaagcaggagaggggggcacAGGGACGGGGGGCACGGAGCCCACTCTCCCCACACATACCTACTGACCTTCCCACTGATCCcgtcctcctccctccagcccggTACTTGCTTGTCCTGATCTCCATCTTCTTCAGCCTGGTGGCCTCCCTGGACTGGAAGACTTCCCATAGCCAGGATCCCTTTGAGAAATGTATGCATGATCCTGACTATGAGGTGCTGCTCAAGGTTGTGACCTTGGGCCTCAATCGAACCTCAAAGCCCCAGAGGGTGATTGTGGTTGGTGCCGGTGTGGCTGGGCTGGTAGCTGCCAAGGTGCTCGGTGATGCCGGACACAAGGTGAGAAGTGCTGCTTGCAGTCTACCTGGAGTCTTTTGTGCTGCAGGCTGGGAATCCCGGGTGTTAGGGGCCTGGCCACGTCCCTGTTGAGGGGCTGGtaggaggtggagagaggagcTGTGCTTTCCCCCTTGGTCTGAGGACTGAAACTGGAGGGGAGGCTGAGAGACCTTTGAccttccctgccccactctctctcattcCTGAGGGAAGTCCCTCTGAAAGTCCTCCAACCTCCCGGAGGGGAATTTGTGCTGGTGGCCATGGTAACTCCACTCAAGGAACACTGGCTGAGGTCTAACCACTGGCCCTCTCACTGAAAGCCCAGAAGGAGAATGGGCTGGGCCAGGACTTCTGTGCACGGAGGAAATCTTCCcgcccctacccccactccctAGGCTGGGAAGTTCCTCTGCAATCTGGCTTGCAGTCGTCCTGCTGCAGCTGGGAAACTGCATATTGTACGTGCCTGCTAGGCCATCTGTTCTCCCACCAGCTCCTCTGGCTTTTTCATGTAGAAGGGCGTCCTTCTCTAGTCTAGGTCTGGGCTGCTGTGGGGATGGAAGCTGGGTGCTGGcacagggtggggatggggggggtcaGTGGGAGGAGCTGAAGGGCCCTGCTtggtgctccccacccccatccctcagGTCACTATCCTGGAGGCAGACAACAGGATCGGAGGCCGCATCCTCACCTACCGGGACCGGAAGACAGGCTGGATTGGGGAGCTGGGAGCCATGCGCATGCCCAGCTCGCACAGGTGAGGCCTGGCCAGGCAGCCCTGTGGGCACTGAAGCCTCCCCTAGCCCCACCTCTGTTTCCCTGAGGTGCTCAGAGCTCCGTGTCCAGCCAGAGTTCCAGTTCTGCCCTCCCAACCTTGTCTCCTCCACATCGCAAGCCCTCACCCGACCCAAGCTCTGTCCTCATTCCCACTTCAGCCCCAACGAAAGCCTGCCGGGG contains the following coding sequences:
- the NUP62 gene encoding nuclear pore glycoprotein p62 — translated: MSGFNFGGTGAPTGGFTFGTAKTATTTPATGFSFSTSGTGGFNFGTPSQPAASTPSTGLFSLTTQAPATQTPGFSFGTTTPATGGTGFSLGISAPKLNLSNAATTPATAHPGGFGLGGSTLTNAISSTVTSSQSTAPAGFVFGSTTTSAAPSTTPGGFSFTGGSTSQSGTSGFSIGSMGSLAQPTALGGLPFTPATPATTGAGATQPAAPAPAAATTSAGPTLFASLATAPASSTTTGLSLCTPSTTAAAPGAGTLGFSLKAPGAASTSSTTTSTATATTATATTTAATTTAGFALNLKPLAPAGIASNAPAAATVPPGSGAPTGASASPVMTYAQLESLINKWSLELEDQERHFLQQATQVNAWDRTLIENGEKITTLHREVEKVKLDQKRLDQELDFILSQQKELEDLLSPLEESVKEQSGTVYLQHADEEREKTYKLAENIDAQLKRMAQDLKDIIEHLNTSGGPADTSDPLQQICKILNAHMDSLQWIDQNSALLQRKVEEVTKVCEGRRKEQERSFRITFD